In one Macaca nemestrina isolate mMacNem1 chromosome 2, mMacNem.hap1, whole genome shotgun sequence genomic region, the following are encoded:
- the LOC105477535 gene encoding coiled-coil domain-containing protein 54 — protein sequence MYTLHTKRVKAAAREMWTSNVSKVRQSFKNVYHKCKIRHQDSTRYPTVTSDDCNQDDVSYDGKMNLTVVLQDVKTAQVELFSQMTDIVHAIPKVHEKTDLYQKQMEVLETRMNVNEDKQCTTTKDILSMKEDIKALKKKVTELEKQNSYSRIHCLEIPEGERGEEITELLYKLIQPATLKNTLASTDREISSAEPEKVPSYPKSTDHLEKITISPQIKTLKKRNHQNASRNFETAKPNIYIYPDFSTWIKLTFVHGGKWTFFLSATKLEEFIQWLLSRPTILPEEPQVITQRYCPFTGLILSLTTICLSMFNNIYGFIRSLKEEVTRL from the coding sequence ATGTACACACTTCACACCAAAAGGGTAAAAGCTGCTGCTAGGGAAATGTGGACTTCAAATGTCTCCAAGGTCagacagtcttttaaaaatgtttaccaCAAATGTAAGATTCGGCACCAAGATTCAACTAGATATCCAACTGTGACATCTGATGATTGTAATCAAGATGATGTTAGTTATGACGGAAAAATGAATCTTACAGTAGTGCTCCAAGATGTTAAAACTGCTCAAGTTGAACTTTTCAGCCAAATGACTGACATTGTCCATGCGATACCAAAAGTCCATGAAAAGACTGACTTGTACCAAAAACAGATGGAGGTCCTGGAAACCAGAATGAATGTTAATGAAGACAAACAATGCACAACAACTAAAGATATCCTCTCTATGAAAGAAGACATCAAGGCCTTAAAGAAGAAGGTGACAGAACTGGAAAAGCAGAATTCCTACTCCAGGATACATTGTCTAGAGATTCCGGAGGGAGAAAGGGGTGAAGAAATCACAGAACTGCTTTACAAACTCATACAACCAGCAACTCTGAAGAACACATTGGCCTCTACAGACAGGGAAATCTCTTCAGCAGAACCAGAGAAAGTGCCCAGTTATCCAAAGTCCACTGACCATCTTGAGAAAATAACAATTTCTCCCCAAATTAAAACTCTGAAGAAACGTAACCATCAAAATGCATCAAGGAACTTTGAAACAGCAAAGccaaatatttacatttaccCAGACTTCAGTACATGGATCAAGCTAACTTTTGTTCATGGAGGAAAATGGACATTTTTCCTCAGTGCTACCAAGTTAGAAGAATTCATCCAGTGGCTTCTTTCTAGGCCAACCATTCTCCCTGAAGAACCCCAGGTCATAACCCAGAGATATTGTCCATTCACTGGGCTTATTTTGAGCTTGACCACAATCTGTCTCTCCATGTTCAACAATATTTACGGCTTTATTCGTTCCTTAAAAGAAGAGGTAACTCGACTATAG